In the genome of Acidobacteriota bacterium, the window CACCGTCAACCAGATGCTGCTGGATGTTGTTGTGAAGCAACGTCCCGAGTTCTCTTGCCTGCTGTCCGTTGGCCTCCCACTCCGCCACCAGTTCGTCGGGATCGCGGCCGTGGTACTTGCTGTTCGGGTTAAGGACGACCTTGCGCGCAATCCTGGGTCCATCAAACGCCGCGAAGAAGCGGGATAGAAACTGGGTGACGGAGATCAACTTGCGACCATCGTACGTATAGGTATGGGTCGACTCGTCGAACTTCAGCATGTCGGAGTTCATTGCTTCTCGATGAGTCCCTGGGCATCGGCCCATTCATACGCGCGCAGCGTCGTGGTCCTGACGTTCCCCGACGCTCCAAGCGAGAGAAGGATCGTCGCGGCCGTCTCGTCGTCCGGCGCTTCGATGATCAACACGCCGTCGTGAGATCCGATCGTCCAGTACTGCGCGACCACTCGAGCCCCCGCCTTCTCGGCCATTGCGTTGAATTGATCCGCCCGATGGGGAGAATTCTTGATGTTACGTATCCCCTGATCCGTGTAA includes:
- a CDS encoding GYD domain-containing protein, which encodes MGTFIALLDYTDQGIRNIKNSPHRADQFNAMAEKAGARVVAQYWTIGSHDGVLIIEAPDDETAATILLSLGASGNVRTTTLRAYEWADAQGLIEKQ